From a single Nostoc edaphicum CCNP1411 genomic region:
- a CDS encoding serine/threonine-protein kinase, whose amino-acid sequence MSDPNIGRLLSKRYQLQELIGTGAMGRVYRAKDTLLGGVPVAVKFLALSIQNEKMRLQDRFEREAKTCALLGQKSIHIVRVMDYGVDDNNTPFYVMEYLQGQSLNNIIRKQRLPLPRFLSMARQLSLGLQCAHDGIPVDGTICPIIHRDVKPSNMLVIQDPSFGELVKVLDFGIAKLLQSDGDHTKFYLGTLAYSSPEQMEGKELDNRADIYSLGVMMFEMLTGKMPLVAPTHSFGAWYKTHHYQKPRSFAEVAPGLELPKEIENLVMSCLAKLARDRPQSITEILRVLASLEKPEHTRKIQQDSHALVPSTTASPELEQKTKADLRVSWSNDEIARAISWPQNKPIADIVFPQTIHTNGEILPALWVMLPQEEIQKRLLCTRYNQFLFISIPHPMLLWITVIYNRKHGAKWLPYYLDLKSSLGQEIARLLQHTGYYRLLFFARETPNRCTHILLSSVASAQRQRLQEWVAMSNTLMSSADPQISKSLLKSEYEKIKPQILTKLESIDTDSPYDLSS is encoded by the coding sequence ATGTCAGACCCCAACATTGGTCGCTTACTCAGCAAACGCTACCAACTCCAGGAGTTAATCGGTACTGGAGCAATGGGTCGGGTTTATCGTGCTAAAGATACTTTGTTGGGAGGTGTACCTGTTGCGGTTAAGTTTCTCGCTCTCTCAATCCAAAATGAAAAGATGCGATTGCAAGACCGCTTTGAGCGAGAAGCAAAAACCTGTGCTTTATTAGGGCAAAAAAGCATCCACATTGTCCGAGTTATGGATTATGGCGTAGATGACAATAATACCCCGTTCTACGTCATGGAATATCTACAAGGACAAAGCCTGAACAATATTATTCGCAAGCAACGACTGCCTTTACCAAGATTCTTGAGTATGGCGCGTCAACTCAGCCTGGGATTACAGTGCGCCCATGATGGCATTCCAGTTGATGGTACTATTTGCCCAATTATCCATCGTGATGTCAAGCCAAGCAATATGCTGGTGATTCAAGATCCCAGTTTTGGAGAATTGGTCAAGGTTCTAGATTTTGGTATTGCTAAATTATTACAGTCAGATGGTGACCATACAAAATTCTATTTGGGGACATTGGCTTATTCTTCTCCCGAACAAATGGAGGGTAAGGAATTAGACAACCGTGCTGATATTTATAGTTTGGGCGTCATGATGTTTGAGATGCTCACAGGCAAAATGCCACTGGTAGCACCAACTCACTCTTTTGGAGCATGGTATAAAACACATCACTATCAAAAACCACGTTCTTTTGCTGAGGTTGCGCCTGGATTAGAACTACCAAAAGAAATCGAAAATTTGGTGATGAGTTGTCTAGCTAAACTAGCACGCGATCGCCCCCAAAGTATCACTGAAATTCTAAGAGTTTTAGCATCTCTAGAAAAGCCTGAGCATACACGCAAAATTCAGCAAGACAGCCATGCTCTAGTTCCTTCTACTACAGCTAGCCCTGAGCTTGAACAAAAGACTAAAGCCGATTTGCGGGTATCCTGGTCAAACGATGAAATCGCTCGTGCCATTTCCTGGCCCCAAAATAAACCAATTGCCGATATTGTCTTTCCCCAGACCATTCACACCAATGGGGAGATTTTACCAGCCCTATGGGTGATGCTACCACAAGAAGAAATTCAGAAGCGCTTACTCTGTACCCGTTATAACCAATTTCTTTTCATCTCTATTCCTCATCCCATGTTGCTATGGATTACTGTCATTTATAACCGCAAGCATGGTGCTAAATGGTTGCCTTATTACCTTGATCTCAAAAGCAGTCTTGGTCAAGAAATTGCTAGGTTACTCCAGCACACAGGTTACTACCGCCTGTTATTCTTTGCACGAGAAACACCAAATCGCTGTACCCATATCTTACTTTCCAGCGTCGCTTCTGCCCAGCGCCAGCGACTACAAGAGTGGGTCGCAATGAGCAACACCTTAATGTCCTCTGCTGACCCACAAATCAGTAAAAGCTTACTCAAAAGTGAGTATGAAAAGATTAAGCCTCAAATTCTAACAAAACTAGAAAGTATTGATACAGATTCTCCATACGATCTTTCCAGCTAG
- a CDS encoding NblA/ycf18 family protein, with translation MNQPMKLSLEQQFSICSFATQVQNMSHEQAKDFLVKLYEQMVVREATYQELLKHQWGLDSGSTMA, from the coding sequence ATGAATCAACCCATGAAACTATCCTTGGAACAGCAATTCAGCATCTGCTCATTTGCTACTCAGGTACAAAATATGAGCCACGAACAAGCTAAAGACTTTTTAGTTAAGCTCTATGAGCAAATGGTTGTGCGCGAGGCAACTTATCAAGAGCTTCTTAAGCACCAGTGGGGCTTAGATTCCGGTTCCACTATGGCATAG
- a CDS encoding Stp1/IreP family PP2C-type Ser/Thr phosphatase, whose protein sequence is MKLNFTGFSDPGLIRSTNQDAYYIDPEGRFFVVADGMGGHAGGEEASRIATEEIQTYLVANWESSKSSQELLEQALWGANEAILQDQQNHPERADMGTTVVAVIFRAPESPWCAHVGDSRLYRLRESHLEQVTEDHTWVARAIKIGDITLDEARLHPFRHVLSRCLGREDLHQVDVQPLDVKAGDRLLLCSDGLTEELVEQKIASCLQDSPWLDKAAISLIEAAKEHGGHDNITVVIVSLEENSH, encoded by the coding sequence ATGAAACTTAATTTCACGGGTTTTAGTGATCCGGGACTTATTCGTTCTACTAATCAGGATGCTTACTATATCGACCCAGAAGGGCGGTTTTTCGTCGTCGCCGATGGAATGGGTGGTCATGCCGGAGGTGAGGAAGCAAGTCGCATTGCTACTGAAGAAATTCAGACGTATTTAGTAGCAAATTGGGAATCTTCTAAATCTTCTCAAGAATTGCTAGAGCAAGCTTTGTGGGGTGCCAATGAAGCGATTTTGCAGGATCAGCAAAACCATCCCGAACGCGCTGACATGGGTACAACGGTTGTCGCAGTAATTTTTCGTGCCCCAGAGTCTCCTTGGTGCGCTCATGTTGGCGATTCGCGGCTGTATCGCTTGCGGGAGTCGCACTTAGAACAGGTAACAGAAGACCATACTTGGGTAGCACGAGCAATCAAAATCGGTGACATCACTTTAGATGAAGCGCGATTACATCCTTTTCGTCATGTATTATCGCGCTGTTTGGGACGTGAAGACTTGCATCAGGTTGATGTGCAACCACTAGATGTCAAAGCTGGCGATCGCTTGCTGTTATGTAGTGATGGTCTTACAGAAGAACTTGTTGAGCAAAAGATTGCTAGCTGTCTCCAAGATAGTCCTTGGCTTGATAAAGCTGCCATCTCTCTAATTGAGGCTGCCAAAGAGCATGGAGGGCACGATAACATTACAGTTGTCATCGTCTCACTCGAAGAAAATAGTCATTAG